In Sulfuriferula plumbiphila, the genomic window CATTATCGAGCATTGCCCACAGTTCAGTGTGCGTCATCTGCGCCAGTATTCGGGCCGGGCGGATCTGGACGAGGCGGCGATGTGCGGGCTGAGTGCGGCACCGATGGCGTTGCTGCGCGAAGTATTTCTGTATTGTCACGACACCCCGGTGGTGTTCGCCCACAGCGTGTTGCCGCACAGCAGCTTGCGCGGCGCCTGGACAAAACTCGGCAAGCTGGGTAACCGCCCCCTGGGCGCAGCACTGTTCGCCAATCCGTGCGTGCGCCGCGCGCCTCTCGCATTCAAACGTCTCGGCGCACGCCATCCGTTGTACCAGCGTGCCTGCGCACAGCTTGACCAGCGCCCGCCGTATCTGTGGGCGCGGCGCTCGCTGTTTGGCCTGCAGGGCCGTCGCATTCTGGTCACCGAGGTTTTTTTACCCACGCTTATGGAGTTGTCATGACACTGGCGCAACGCTTGAGCCTGTACGAAAAACTGATGCGCCTGGATAAGCCGATCGGCATTCTGCTGCTGCTGTGGCCCACCCTGTGGGGGCTGTGGTTCGCATCGGCGGGACGCCCGGAATTGATGGTGCTGTGGATTTTTGTGCTGGGCACGGTGCTGATGCGCTCTGCCGGCTGTGTCATCAATGACTATGCCGACCGCGATTTCGACGCCCACGTGGCGCGTACCAAAGATCGCCCGCTGGCGGCAGGCAGGGTGAGCGGCAAGGAGGCGCTGCTGCTTGCTGCTACCCTGTCCGTGCTGGCTTTTTTGCTGATCCTGCCACTCAACCGGCTGGTGATGATGTTGTCCGTGCCGGCGCTGTTCCTGGCAGCCAGCTATCCCTTCACCAAGCGCTTTTTTGCCATTCCGCAAGCGTATCTGGGCATCGCTTTTGGCTTTGGTATCCCCATGGCCTATGCCGCCCAGCTCGACAGCGTGCCGCTGGAAGCCTGGCTGCTGCTGGGGGCGAATATCTTCTGGGCGATTGCCTACGACACTGAGTACGCCATGGTGGATCGTGACGACGACATGAAAATCGGCATCAAGACTTCAGCGCTGACGTTTGGCCGTTTCGATGTGGCGGCAGTGATGCTGTGTTATGCCGCGACTTTGGTATTGCTTGCGTACGTGGGCTGGCGCCAGGGCAGGGGGCTATGGTTCGGCGCCGGGCTGGGCGTGGCGGCGGCAATCGCTGTTTACCATTACACGCTGATCCGGGGCCGCGACCGCACGCGCTGCTTCAAGGCTTTTCTGCACAATAACTGGCTGGGCGCGGCGGTGTTCGCCGGAATTGCGCTGGACTACTGGCTGCGTTAATCCAACCCGGAAAAGGCGATGGGCCACGGAGAGCACGGAGGGAAGCAATGAAACAATGAAGGCAAAAGGCGAAAATTAAGGCCCAGGGAAGTGTCTTGAATTCTGCCTTTTGCTTTCTCGTTTTCCTCAGTGTTCTCCGTGGCCAATAGCCTTTTCCAGCCTCAATCAGTTTTTTGCGTGCAATCCACGCGCTTGAGTTGCGTGTCCGCAAAAGCCTGCCGGAGTTGCGCCATTGTTGCCTGCTCGGCAGCGTCCAGGTCGCGCAACGCAAATACGCTGGCGGTTTTGCCGCGCGCCTCGATGCGCGCAGTCTGCACGCCCTTCTTGCGCAGTTCGGCCACGCGCGCCTCGGCAATCGACTGTTTGGCATACAGCCCGAGCGAAATGGCATTTTGCCACTTGCCAGCCGGGCGTACCACGGCAAGGTCACGCACCCCCAGGTTTGCCAGTTGCGCAGCCTTGTTATCGGCGTCCGCCTTGGATGCCAGCGGTGGGTAATACACCCAGTAGGGGCCGCCTGGCGTGCCTTGATCCTGGCGTGTCAGGCGCTCGCCCAGTTTGAGCTGATCCAGCGCGGCGACGGCGTTGTCCAGTTGCGCCGGCGCTACCGGTCCCCACGTCATGCAGATTTTGTCGTTGGTGTTGGGCTTTGAGACTGATGCCAGTGCGGGCTGCGACGCGGGTATGGGTGCGCGCACGGGCGGCGTCCCGGGGGATGGAGTGGCACGCGGCTCCCCAACCAGCGCGATACGCTGCGGGTACAACGCAGGATGCACGTTGCGCGCAGCAGTCATGCTGTCACCCCATTGCAGCATGGCGAATACGGCCAAATTGGCAAGCAGCAATAATAAAAACAGCAGTCTCACAAATACTCCTCGTGCGCAATGGTGCGCAACCCCTCCAGTACCAGATTTTCCACCAGCCGCAGCGGTTGCGGAAGATGCGTGGCAAGACGCGCGCCATCGCCCCCGCTGACCATCAACTCCGGCATACTCCCGGCATGGTGTGCCAGTTGCGCGTGGAGCAGGGCCACCGCACCGGTAATCGCCAGGATGCGCCCGCTCTCCAGCGCATCCGCCGTATTGTCCGGCCACGCGCTGAACCTGCCCGAGTCGTTTGCCAGCCCCGCAGTGCCTTGCTGCAGCATGCTGCCCATCATGCGGTAGCCGGGCAGGATGATGCCGCCCAGGAAATCGCCTTGGTGCAGCGCATCCACGGTGATCGCCGTGCCGGCGTTGACCACCAGCGCAGTACCGGCGCCGAGGTGGTGCGCACCAATCAGCGCAGCCCAGCGGTCTGCGCCCAGCTGTGCGGGTGCGGCGTAAGCATTGCGTACCCCGCACTGGCTGGCGCGGGCAGTCACTTGTTGCACACTGATCGCGTAGCGCGCCAGGCCGGGTTCGAGCGCGGCTTGCAGTTGCGCTCCGGCGACATTGCTGAGCACAATTCGCTGCGGCGCGGGGAGCTTGTCCAGCGCGCGCTCAAATTCGGCTATTTCACGGTGCGCGCACTGACCGTGGACCAGCCATGTCAGCCCGTCGTGCAGCCCCCATTTAATGCGGGTGTTACCCGCGTCGATCGCCAGTATCATGAAATGCGGCGGGTCAGATGGACTTCACCGCCATTGAGCGCCAGCTGCTTTCCGTCTGCGCTTTGCAGCAGCAGCGCACCGTCTGCGGACAAGCCAATGGCAGTGCCGATCTGGTCGCTGCCATTGGCGAGCAGCACGCGCACCGGCTTGCCCTGGTAAGCGTGTGCGGCAAGCCATTCCGCGCGCAGCTGGGCGAGCCCGGATTGCTCGAAATCCTGCATCACGTCATCCAGGTGAATCAGCAGCGCAGCCAGCAAGGTGTTGCGCTCGACGCGTGTGCCGCACACTTCGTTCAGGTCGGTCACTGCCTGGTCGATTTCAGCGCGCACCGGCGCTGGCAGCTGCAAATTGATTCCGATGCCGATCACCGCAAGTGACGGTCCCATCACATCGCCCTGCACTTCAATCAGAATTCCCCCCAGCTTGCGGTAGTGCCAGAGCAGGTCGTTCGGCCATTTGAGTTGTACCGCATCCGCGCCGGATTGGCGCAATGCGCGCAGCAGCGCCACCCCCACTGCCAGGCTCAAGCCTGAAAGCGCCGCGATACCTGTATCAAAACGCCACAGCACCGAGCAGGCGAGACTGCCGCCCAGCACGCTTTGCCAGACGCGTCCGCGCCGGCCGCGCCCGGCAAGCTGAATCTCTGCCACCAGACAGCTGCGGTGCGGTGCGCCGTCTGCCGCTGCCCGCATCAGCTCGGTATTGGTCGAGTCGAGGTGCTCGGCCACGCGGATGTGAAAACGCCCGGCGTGTGTGCCCAGCGCATCCTCAATCATGCTGGCGTCGAGCCAGTCGGGCGCAGCGGGCAGACGATAGCCGCGGCCCCGCACCTTGTACAGCACCGCGCCGTGATCCTGTGCCACCTGCAGTGCATTC contains:
- a CDS encoding chorismate--pyruvate lyase family protein — encoded protein: MSGLCNSSSWRTQLIGVHGAARGWLTDQGSLTRRIIEHCPQFSVRHLRQYSGRADLDEAAMCGLSAAPMALLREVFLYCHDTPVVFAHSVLPHSSLRGAWTKLGKLGNRPLGAALFANPCVRRAPLAFKRLGARHPLYQRACAQLDQRPPYLWARRSLFGLQGRRILVTEVFLPTLMELS
- the ubiA gene encoding 4-hydroxybenzoate octaprenyltransferase, whose product is MTLAQRLSLYEKLMRLDKPIGILLLLWPTLWGLWFASAGRPELMVLWIFVLGTVLMRSAGCVINDYADRDFDAHVARTKDRPLAAGRVSGKEALLLAATLSVLAFLLILPLNRLVMMLSVPALFLAASYPFTKRFFAIPQAYLGIAFGFGIPMAYAAQLDSVPLEAWLLLGANIFWAIAYDTEYAMVDRDDDMKIGIKTSALTFGRFDVAAVMLCYAATLVLLAYVGWRQGRGLWFGAGLGVAAAIAVYHYTLIRGRDRTRCFKAFLHNNWLGAAVFAGIALDYWLR
- a CDS encoding SPOR domain-containing protein; the protein is MRLLFLLLLLANLAVFAMLQWGDSMTAARNVHPALYPQRIALVGEPRATPSPGTPPVRAPIPASQPALASVSKPNTNDKICMTWGPVAPAQLDNAVAALDQLKLGERLTRQDQGTPGGPYWVYYPPLASKADADNKAAQLANLGVRDLAVVRPAGKWQNAISLGLYAKQSIAEARVAELRKKGVQTARIEARGKTASVFALRDLDAAEQATMAQLRQAFADTQLKRVDCTQKTD
- a CDS encoding type III pantothenate kinase gives rise to the protein MILAIDAGNTRIKWGLHDGLTWLVHGQCAHREIAEFERALDKLPAPQRIVLSNVAGAQLQAALEPGLARYAISVQQVTARASQCGVRNAYAAPAQLGADRWAALIGAHHLGAGTALVVNAGTAITVDALHQGDFLGGIILPGYRMMGSMLQQGTAGLANDSGRFSAWPDNTADALESGRILAITGAVALLHAQLAHHAGSMPELMVSGGDGARLATHLPQPLRLVENLVLEGLRTIAHEEYL
- a CDS encoding biotin--[acetyl-CoA-carboxylase] ligase, with the translated sequence MNPLLLPLLRVLSDGEFHSGETLAQRFGVSRASVWNALQVAQDHGAVLYKVRGRGYRLPAAPDWLDASMIEDALGTHAGRFHIRVAEHLDSTNTELMRAAADGAPHRSCLVAEIQLAGRGRRGRVWQSVLGGSLACSVLWRFDTGIAALSGLSLAVGVALLRALRQSGADAVQLKWPNDLLWHYRKLGGILIEVQGDVMGPSLAVIGIGINLQLPAPVRAEIDQAVTDLNEVCGTRVERNTLLAALLIHLDDVMQDFEQSGLAQLRAEWLAAHAYQGKPVRVLLANGSDQIGTAIGLSADGALLLQSADGKQLALNGGEVHLTRRIS